In the Macrobrachium rosenbergii isolate ZJJX-2024 chromosome 23, ASM4041242v1, whole genome shotgun sequence genome, one interval contains:
- the LOC136851134 gene encoding 52 kDa repressor of the inhibitor of the protein kinase-like: protein MPSNCSIFGCFNTKAKTKETGVRYFRFPKDEVFRDKWLHACRRADPVNPKNAVICSVHFTLQDYAEDLKSRLLDTESPRNKRALKENAVPSLNLPNGVAPAKSSVARDGRAHKRSERKAVKELCDMSKEGIGEIVADNARETTQDDCVENDVGESSSPVVITVIPVEVTNELQRLKNEVKQLRKKMNH, encoded by the exons ATGCCGAGTAACTGTTCTATATTTGGGTGTTTCAATACCAAAGCAAAAACCAAAGAGACTGGTGTGAGGTATTTTCGATTTCCGAAGGATGAAGTGTTCAGAGACAAGTGGCTACATGCATGTCGTCGTGCAGATCCAGTGAACCCTAAAAATGCAGTCATATGTTCAGTGCACTTTACTCTACAAGACTATGCAGAGGATTTGAAGTCACGACTTCTTGATACTGAATCGCCAAGGAATAAGAGggcattaaaagaaaatgctgttcCATCTCTAAATCTTCCAAATG GTGTAGCTCCAGCAAAATCATCAGTTGCAAGAGACGGACGGGCCCATAAACGGAGTGAGAGGAAAGCTGTGAAAGAGCTCTGTGATATGAGTAAGGAAGGTATTGGTGAAATTGTGGCTGATAATGCAAGAGAGACAACTCAAGACGACTGTGTTGAAAATGATGTCGGTGAGTCATCTTCTCCTGTTGTTATAACAGTCATTCCAGTAGAGGTAACAAATGAATTGCAACGgctgaaaaatgaagtaaaacaactaaggaagaaaatgaatcatTGA